A section of the Virgibacillus sp. NKC19-3 genome encodes:
- a CDS encoding cold-shock protein — MSFSRGPKEPIPEVETNVWSCSSDDCQGWMRESYSFEEEPKCPLCQATMVLEVRVLPEVK, encoded by the coding sequence ATGTCATTTTCTCGTGGGCCAAAAGAGCCAATTCCAGAAGTAGAAACAAATGTGTGGTCCTGTAGTAGCGATGATTGTCAAGGCTGGATGAGGGAGTCGTACAGCTTTGAGGAAGAGCCGAAATGTCCACTTTGTCAAGCTACCATGGTTTTGGAAGTACGCGTACTTCCAGAAGTAAAATAA
- a CDS encoding YeiH family protein, whose protein sequence is MTSSRQEKNYWNKLILGIGFTFIIAIIGYLLALVPGFNRVGPLASAIILAIIYRQLLGYPEFLRTGIQFSSKYLLRFAIILYGLKLNIDVIFEDGLGLLAQGALAITFALLLTVSLAKLFKANQQLALLLGVGTGVCGAAAIAAVSPVIKAKEEDTAIGVGIIALVGTIFSIIYAILQPILPLTDIEYGTWAGLSLHELAHVALAAEPAGEDALAIALLAKLGRVFLLVPLCFVLIFWMKNRKTADDKTKVGFPWFLLGFIAMSLFGSYVLGTYIPVSEGVMDGIDAMTTFILTSAMVGLGLNVSLKDVKNKALRPLLAMLITSVLLSGIMFWIATL, encoded by the coding sequence ATGACATCATCCAGACAGGAAAAAAATTATTGGAATAAACTTATTCTAGGGATTGGCTTTACATTTATCATCGCCATCATCGGCTACTTGCTCGCATTAGTACCAGGTTTCAATCGAGTTGGTCCGCTCGCGAGTGCCATTATCTTGGCCATTATTTACCGGCAACTCTTAGGGTATCCGGAATTTCTACGTACGGGGATTCAATTTTCTTCAAAATATTTGCTTCGATTTGCGATTATTTTGTATGGATTAAAATTAAACATAGACGTGATTTTCGAGGACGGACTTGGACTTCTTGCCCAAGGAGCGTTAGCAATTACATTCGCGCTTCTTTTAACCGTTTCTTTAGCCAAACTTTTTAAAGCAAATCAGCAGCTTGCATTACTACTAGGTGTTGGAACTGGTGTATGCGGGGCAGCGGCGATTGCGGCTGTGTCACCAGTTATCAAAGCAAAAGAGGAAGATACAGCCATCGGTGTTGGTATCATTGCACTGGTTGGAACGATATTTTCCATTATATATGCCATTTTGCAGCCAATACTGCCATTAACAGACATAGAATACGGAACATGGGCTGGACTTAGTTTGCATGAGCTTGCCCATGTCGCACTAGCAGCAGAACCGGCTGGTGAAGATGCACTCGCCATTGCGTTATTAGCCAAGCTGGGGCGCGTTTTCTTGCTTGTTCCCCTCTGCTTTGTATTGATTTTTTGGATGAAAAATCGAAAGACTGCAGATGACAAGACGAAGGTGGGTTTCCCATGGTTCTTACTCGGATTTATTGCGATGAGTCTCTTTGGAAGTTATGTACTAGGAACTTATATCCCAGTTTCAGAAGGTGTTATGGATGGCATCGACGCTATGACAACATTTATCCTAACTTCTGCCATGGTTGGTCTCGGGTTAAATGTCAGCTTGAAGGATGTAAAAAATAAAGCACTCCGCCCGCTTCTGGCCATGCTTATTACCTCCGTATTGCTTTCCGGGATTATGTTTTGGATTGCAACACTATAA
- a CDS encoding DUF779 domain-containing protein, translating into MVERVTVTDEAYALIHTLKAIHGPLMFHQSGGCCDGSSPMCYPRGELHTGDSDILLGEIAGTQFYIAKDQYEYWKHTQLIIDAVDGRGGMFSLEGPEGKRFLTRSRVFTEEEKAMLTENG; encoded by the coding sequence ATGGTTGAACGCGTAACTGTAACAGATGAGGCCTATGCCTTGATCCATACATTAAAAGCTATACATGGGCCGTTGATGTTTCATCAGTCAGGAGGTTGCTGTGATGGGAGTTCACCAATGTGCTATCCTCGAGGCGAGTTGCATACAGGTGATTCGGATATTTTACTAGGTGAAATTGCAGGAACGCAATTTTATATAGCAAAGGACCAATACGAATACTGGAAACATACGCAGCTAATCATTGATGCTGTTGACGGCCGTGGCGGTATGTTTTCATTGGAAGGGCCAGAGGGGAAACGTTTTCTGACAAGATCACGGGTCTTTACAGAGGAGGAAAAAGCGATGTTGACAGAGAATGGATAA
- a CDS encoding LCP family glycopolymer transferase: MSSRRNKRQNQKRRKWPFWLGGIILVLLLAVGGFAYYVYDQIGDTVATMHDPLERDSSPERQEEIDKLFNDSDSLNILLLGVDEREGDQGRSDTMILMSLNPRTNAMDMLSIPRDTYVNIPGNGMDKINHAYAFGGVELAVQTVEEAFDLPVHFYASVNMDGFEQGIDAIGGVTVTNDLAFSQDGSDFPEGEVRLNGAEALDYIRMRKEDPRGDMGRNERQRDVVTAAIDKAASFSSITKVGEILDILGGNVKTDLDMDQMQTLFSDYRGVRHNIETLELDGNGETINSIWYYVAPDSEYNRISNEITEHMEAS; the protein is encoded by the coding sequence GTGAGTTCAAGACGTAATAAAAGACAAAATCAAAAAAGACGCAAATGGCCTTTTTGGCTCGGCGGAATTATTCTTGTTTTACTTTTAGCTGTTGGCGGTTTCGCTTATTATGTGTATGATCAAATTGGTGATACTGTTGCAACAATGCATGATCCTTTGGAACGCGACAGCAGTCCGGAACGTCAGGAAGAGATAGATAAACTTTTTAATGATAGCGATTCGCTTAATATCCTATTACTTGGAGTAGATGAACGCGAGGGTGATCAAGGACGCTCCGACACGATGATTCTGATGTCATTAAATCCAAGAACGAATGCGATGGATATGTTAAGTATTCCAAGAGATACCTATGTTAATATTCCCGGAAATGGAATGGATAAGATTAACCATGCTTATGCATTTGGTGGCGTAGAATTAGCTGTTCAAACAGTGGAAGAGGCCTTCGATTTGCCGGTCCATTTTTACGCCAGTGTAAATATGGATGGATTTGAACAAGGGATTGACGCGATTGGTGGTGTGACCGTTACAAACGACCTTGCATTCTCACAAGACGGTTCCGATTTTCCAGAAGGAGAGGTTCGTCTTAATGGTGCAGAGGCCTTGGATTATATTCGCATGCGTAAAGAAGATCCACGTGGTGATATGGGTCGTAATGAGCGTCAAAGAGATGTAGTTACAGCTGCAATAGATAAAGCAGCAAGTTTCTCAAGTATTACAAAAGTAGGCGAAATTCTTGATATCCTTGGTGGGAATGTGAAAACGGACTTGGATATGGATCAAATGCAGACATTATTCAGCGATTACCGTGGTGTTCGTCACAATATAGAGACACTGGAGCTGGATGGCAATGGGGAAACCATTAATAGCATTTGGTACTATGTCGCACCTGATTCAGAATATAATCGAATATCAAATGAAATCACAGAACATATGGAAGCAAGTTAA
- a CDS encoding penicillin-binding transpeptidase domain-containing protein codes for MKKGIAFIVCIVAVLLTACSSNEPTPNERLASYIEQWKNQEFEEMHEMISSQAAKAYPKEEFVDRYSKIYQDLDISELNVTFEELDEEEVDTAIEQGEATIPFSVEMETIAEPIQFDYEATLIKENKGEEEEENWYVQWDSGFIFPEMKDGGQVSLETETPTRGEILDRNQIPLAMNDIVYEVGIIPEELGENPEQAKESIAESLHMNVEAIDTALNADWVEPTLFVPLKEVPQTDEDVLDELWEIPGAAGREITGRVYPSDEAAGHLIGNIKQVTADDLEEQESGEYDENDMIGARGLELLYEDRLKGKKGIKIVVSNEDDEEDVVLAEQPVEDGENISLTIDVNVQEEIYDAFDGDAGTSAAIDPKSGETLALVSSPSFDPNDLLYDNSQDLWDDLQNDEQSPLTNRFNATYAPGSVIKPITAAIGLESGSLDPNEGIEIDGLTWSNGEGWGDYEVRRVSESDGPVDLNDALVRSDNIYFAMQGIEMGSETLTDGFEQFGFAEEIPYEYPIETSTIATDETIDDEVLLANTSYGQGEIEMSALHLAATYTSLLNEGDMIKPTLLTSEDTEQIWREDLISPEDATLISDALRDVVTDGTAQEAQEADFPISGKTGTAELKLTTDDEEGEINSWFVGYPTEEQDILISMMMEQTQDKESGYTVEVATDILTELE; via the coding sequence TTGAAAAAAGGAATAGCATTTATTGTATGTATTGTTGCTGTATTACTCACAGCCTGTTCTAGCAACGAACCAACACCGAATGAACGTCTTGCTAGCTACATTGAGCAATGGAAAAACCAAGAGTTCGAAGAGATGCATGAAATGATTTCGTCCCAAGCAGCAAAAGCCTATCCAAAAGAAGAATTTGTTGACAGATATAGTAAAATATATCAAGATCTTGATATATCTGAGCTAAATGTAACGTTTGAAGAACTGGATGAAGAAGAAGTGGATACTGCAATAGAACAAGGTGAAGCAACCATCCCTTTTTCGGTCGAAATGGAAACAATTGCAGAACCAATCCAATTTGATTATGAAGCAACGTTAATTAAGGAAAATAAAGGTGAAGAAGAGGAAGAAAATTGGTATGTACAATGGGACTCCGGATTTATTTTCCCAGAAATGAAAGATGGTGGACAAGTCAGTTTAGAAACAGAAACACCTACTCGAGGTGAGATTCTCGACCGCAACCAAATACCGTTAGCGATGAACGATATCGTTTATGAAGTTGGTATTATTCCGGAAGAATTAGGAGAAAATCCGGAGCAGGCGAAGGAATCAATCGCTGAATCACTCCACATGAACGTTGAGGCTATCGATACTGCTTTAAATGCAGACTGGGTTGAACCCACTCTATTCGTCCCGTTAAAAGAAGTTCCTCAAACAGATGAAGATGTTTTAGATGAACTATGGGAAATACCCGGGGCGGCTGGACGCGAAATAACTGGACGTGTTTATCCATCAGATGAAGCAGCAGGACACCTCATCGGCAATATCAAGCAAGTCACAGCTGATGACCTGGAAGAACAGGAATCAGGTGAATACGATGAAAATGACATGATTGGAGCGCGCGGACTCGAATTATTATATGAAGATCGCCTTAAAGGGAAAAAAGGAATTAAAATTGTTGTTTCAAACGAAGATGATGAGGAAGATGTGGTGCTAGCAGAGCAGCCTGTTGAAGATGGCGAAAATATATCACTTACGATTGATGTAAATGTTCAAGAAGAAATTTATGATGCCTTCGATGGGGACGCAGGCACCTCAGCAGCAATTGATCCGAAATCCGGGGAGACGTTAGCACTTGTAAGCAGCCCATCGTTTGATCCCAATGACCTGTTATATGATAATTCCCAGGATCTATGGGATGATCTGCAAAACGATGAACAATCGCCGTTGACCAACCGGTTTAATGCCACCTATGCTCCTGGCTCTGTCATCAAACCTATAACAGCAGCGATTGGTTTAGAAAGTGGAAGTCTTGACCCGAATGAGGGGATAGAAATCGATGGACTAACCTGGAGCAATGGAGAAGGTTGGGGAGATTATGAAGTAAGGCGTGTATCAGAATCCGACGGTCCGGTTGATTTAAATGATGCATTAGTTCGCTCAGACAACATTTACTTTGCAATGCAGGGAATTGAAATGGGCAGCGAAACACTAACTGATGGTTTTGAACAATTTGGATTTGCAGAAGAAATTCCGTATGAATACCCGATTGAGACATCTACAATAGCTACAGACGAAACGATTGACGATGAAGTTTTACTAGCAAATACAAGCTATGGACAAGGTGAAATTGAAATGAGTGCACTTCATTTAGCGGCAACATATACCTCGTTATTAAATGAAGGTGATATGATTAAGCCCACACTTCTCACATCAGAAGATACGGAGCAAATATGGCGGGAGGATTTGATTTCTCCTGAGGATGCTACTCTAATCAGTGATGCTTTAAGAGATGTCGTAACAGATGGTACTGCCCAAGAAGCGCAGGAAGCAGATTTTCCTATTTCAGGGAAAACCGGAACTGCGGAATTAAAACTTACAACTGACGATGAAGAAGGAGAGATTAACAGCTGGTTCGTTGGTTATCCAACCGAAGAGCAAGATATTCTAATATCCATGATGATGGAACAAACACAGGATAAAGAAAGTGGCTATACTGTTGAAGTTGCTACCGATATCTTGACAGAACTGGAATAA
- a CDS encoding TasA family protein, producing MDIKNRIMICVATAVLGLGLIGGGTYAYFNDTESTRNTFATGEIDVGLNKETIIEMEDIIPGDTANGNFELTNDGTVDMSEVVLHSSYDIIDNNKVNDGDDLGDHIQVKFLSRTNGDGTVISEVTLSELAENPVKVLDEFPAGSKPEPFTVRFEFVDNGEDQNHFQGDILKLNWEFVAEQREGRSNFN from the coding sequence ATGGATATCAAAAATAGAATCATGATATGCGTTGCAACTGCTGTGCTGGGTTTGGGGTTAATAGGCGGAGGAACCTATGCTTATTTTAATGATACGGAATCTACACGGAATACCTTTGCAACAGGAGAGATTGATGTAGGTTTAAACAAGGAAACAATCATTGAAATGGAGGATATCATTCCGGGAGATACGGCTAACGGCAATTTTGAGTTAACAAATGATGGTACAGTGGATATGAGTGAGGTTGTTTTACATTCTTCCTACGACATTATTGATAACAATAAGGTGAATGATGGTGATGATCTAGGGGATCATATTCAAGTGAAATTTTTGTCTCGAACGAATGGGGATGGAACAGTAATCTCGGAAGTAACGCTTTCTGAATTGGCGGAGAATCCTGTAAAAGTATTAGATGAATTTCCTGCTGGTAGTAAACCGGAACCATTCACCGTTCGATTTGAATTTGTTGATAATGGGGAAGATCAAAATCACTTTCAAGGAGATATATTGAAATTAAATTGGGAATTTGTAGCTGAACAAAGAGAAGGTAGATCAAACTTTAACTAA
- a CDS encoding TasA family protein, whose translation MKKKLGMSLATAVLGLGLIGGGTFAYFNDTAEATSDFTAGTLDLSTNPTTIIDIENMKPGDTMLRPFHLTNDGSLEIAEINLKTDYNVSTEESNEGQDFGDHIQVNFLMNQTDEDLVIWSETLSDLKNMSPDMIEVLAETSENLGPGDSDRFYVQFEFVDNGKDQNIFQGDSLELEWTFEGKQGDGERK comes from the coding sequence ATGAAGAAGAAATTAGGGATGAGTTTGGCAACAGCGGTATTAGGACTAGGATTAATCGGCGGAGGAACGTTTGCTTATTTTAATGATACAGCAGAAGCAACGAGTGACTTTACAGCAGGTACACTGGACTTAAGTACAAATCCTACTACGATTATTGATATAGAAAACATGAAGCCAGGAGATACGATGCTGCGGCCTTTTCATTTGACAAATGATGGGTCATTAGAGATTGCTGAAATAAATTTGAAAACGGATTATAACGTTTCAACGGAAGAAAGCAATGAAGGGCAAGATTTTGGTGATCATATTCAAGTTAATTTCTTAATGAATCAAACGGACGAGGATCTTGTGATTTGGAGTGAGACGCTCTCAGATTTAAAGAATATGTCTCCGGATATGATTGAAGTATTAGCTGAAACAAGCGAAAATCTTGGGCCAGGTGATTCAGATAGGTTTTACGTACAGTTTGAATTTGTTGACAACGGTAAAGATCAAAACATTTTCCAAGGTGATTCGTTAGAACTTGAGTGGACCTTTGAAGGGAAACAGGGAGATGGGGAAAGAAAATAA
- a CDS encoding LysR family transcriptional regulator, whose protein sequence is MDQHLVVFVEVVERGNFSRTAESLHMSQPAVSQYIAALEKAFGVQLLERNNKFVRKNRAGEIVYQYAKEILRSYKQMEVLVSDLKNVPGGELRIGASYTIGEYLLPQILAHLQRDYTRILPTVSIGNTEDIGQKLVNHEIDIGLVEGEFSHRQLAVEHFAIDDMYVIAGRNHALMKKDTIMTADLEGHTWIIREEGSGTRKMLEDFFTKHEIKPERVLTFGSTQVIKEGVASGLGISLLSELTLKKELQLDLIQKLEVEDTPMQRNFSIIKNHQEFHPKALHVFEQVVKKVIQSPYAGKCI, encoded by the coding sequence TTGGACCAGCATTTAGTTGTATTTGTAGAGGTAGTGGAACGAGGGAATTTTTCCAGAACGGCTGAGTCCCTGCATATGTCTCAACCTGCAGTTAGTCAGTATATTGCTGCTCTTGAGAAAGCGTTTGGTGTTCAGTTGTTAGAGCGAAACAATAAATTTGTCAGAAAGAATAGAGCTGGAGAAATCGTTTACCAGTATGCAAAGGAAATTTTGCGAAGTTATAAGCAGATGGAGGTACTTGTTTCTGATTTGAAAAATGTGCCAGGCGGAGAATTAAGGATTGGCGCCAGTTACACGATAGGCGAATATTTACTTCCGCAGATTCTGGCACATTTGCAACGTGACTATACACGAATTTTACCAACAGTTTCGATTGGTAATACAGAGGATATTGGCCAGAAATTGGTCAATCATGAGATTGATATCGGCTTGGTTGAGGGTGAATTTTCCCATCGGCAACTTGCTGTAGAGCATTTTGCTATTGATGACATGTATGTTATTGCTGGTAGAAATCATGCTTTGATGAAGAAAGATACAATTATGACTGCTGATTTAGAGGGACATACATGGATTATTCGTGAAGAGGGATCAGGAACGCGTAAAATGCTCGAAGATTTTTTTACCAAACATGAGATTAAACCGGAACGTGTCCTGACATTTGGAAGCACGCAAGTTATTAAGGAAGGAGTGGCTTCCGGGCTAGGCATTAGTCTCCTATCGGAATTAACACTGAAAAAAGAATTACAGCTGGATTTAATTCAAAAGCTTGAGGTGGAAGATACACCGATGCAGCGTAACTTTTCCATTATAAAAAATCACCAGGAGTTTCATCCGAAAGCGTTGCATGTGTTTGAACAGGTTGTCAAAAAGGTGATCCAATCTCCGTATGCAGGTAAATGTATATAA
- the aldA gene encoding aldehyde dehydrogenase, with amino-acid sequence MQTQQLYINGEYTDSTSRETIDIINPSTEEVISKIQNGTEEDVHKAVNAAKQAQIGWEQKPAIERGKIVRRLGEKIGENREAFIDLLQEEQGKDYGLASGEVDLAIDYFEYMSEWARRMEGEIVPSDRANENILMFKKPIGVVGGIVPWNFPVFILARKVATALVTGCSIVLKPSQKTPNTAAKFTRLLDDMDEVPAGVYNLITGTGGKLGNALASHPNVDMISMTGSIHAGTKVMEAAAQSITKVNLELGGKAPAIVTENADIDLAVENIKTSRLANNGQACTNAERIYVQESIADRFIEKLKAAFEATSIADPRENEFADMGPLISRDRLEEVENMVQEAVNAGGEVVTGGNRPSVDQGYFLEPTIIKDVKQDSKIIQEEIFGPVVPVMTFTTLDEAIAYGNDTEYGLSSSVYTDDLHEAMRVVNELKFGETYVNRENFEAVQGYHAGIRKSGLGGTDGKHGVEDFLITQTVYMQYKT; translated from the coding sequence ATGCAAACACAACAACTTTATATTAATGGTGAATATACAGATTCAACATCTCGTGAAACCATCGACATCATTAACCCATCAACAGAAGAAGTAATTTCTAAAATACAAAATGGAACAGAAGAAGATGTTCATAAAGCAGTTAATGCTGCGAAGCAAGCACAAATCGGCTGGGAACAGAAACCTGCCATTGAACGAGGCAAAATCGTACGCAGACTTGGTGAAAAAATAGGGGAAAATAGGGAAGCATTTATTGATCTTCTCCAAGAAGAGCAAGGGAAAGATTATGGTTTAGCCAGTGGTGAAGTTGACTTAGCAATTGATTATTTTGAGTATATGTCGGAATGGGCACGTCGAATGGAAGGGGAGATTGTTCCAAGTGACCGTGCTAATGAGAATATTCTTATGTTCAAAAAACCAATCGGTGTTGTTGGAGGAATAGTTCCATGGAATTTTCCGGTCTTCATTCTAGCACGTAAAGTAGCTACTGCACTGGTGACCGGTTGTTCTATCGTATTAAAGCCAAGTCAAAAAACGCCAAACACAGCGGCCAAATTTACAAGATTGCTAGATGACATGGATGAAGTTCCAGCCGGTGTTTATAATTTGATTACTGGAACTGGTGGCAAATTAGGAAATGCGCTCGCATCTCATCCAAATGTGGATATGATTTCTATGACAGGCAGTATTCATGCAGGTACAAAAGTGATGGAAGCTGCTGCACAAAGCATTACAAAAGTAAATTTGGAGTTAGGTGGAAAGGCACCAGCTATTGTAACTGAAAACGCAGATATTGATTTGGCTGTAGAAAATATTAAAACATCAAGGCTAGCGAACAATGGACAAGCCTGTACCAATGCAGAGCGTATTTATGTTCAGGAATCGATCGCTGATAGATTTATTGAAAAGCTAAAAGCTGCTTTTGAAGCAACATCCATCGCTGATCCTCGTGAAAATGAATTTGCAGATATGGGACCCCTTATTAGTCGGGATCGCCTGGAAGAAGTAGAGAACATGGTTCAGGAAGCAGTCAATGCAGGAGGAGAAGTTGTGACCGGCGGAAATCGCCCATCTGTCGATCAAGGATATTTCCTGGAACCTACAATTATAAAGGACGTAAAGCAGGACAGTAAAATAATTCAGGAAGAGATTTTCGGCCCGGTTGTACCTGTTATGACGTTCACTACACTAGATGAAGCAATTGCATATGGAAATGACACGGAATATGGATTATCATCATCCGTTTATACGGACGATCTCCATGAAGCGATGCGGGTAGTGAATGAATTGAAATTCGGAGAAACGTACGTGAATCGAGAAAATTTTGAAGCAGTGCAAGGCTATCATGCTGGCATACGTAAATCAGGATTAGGCGGTACAGATGGCAAACACGGTGTGGAAGACTTTCTCATCACGCAAACGGTGTATATGCAATATAAAACATGA
- the exaC gene encoding acetaldehyde dehydrogenase ExaC, which produces MRYKNPNTEGSLVSFKAKYDNFMGGEYRPPTNGKYFNNVSPVTGEVFCEMARSTKEDVEAAIDAADAVKESWGKTAASERANILNKIADRIEENVEMLAVAETWDNGKAVREGLAADIPLAADHYRYFAGAIRAQEGGLSQIDDDTVAYHFHEPLGVVGQIIPWNFPILMATWKLAPALAAGNCVVLKPAEQTPASIHVLMDLIQDLLPPGVVNIVNGFGVEAGKPLASNSRISKVAFTGETTTGRLIMQYASENIIPVTLELGGKSPNIFFEDVMDADDGFLDKAVEGFVMFALNQGEVCTCPSRALVQASIYDIFMERVMERVKQIKIGHPLDSETMMGAQASQEQMEKIISYLDIGKQEGANVLVGGNVNKLDGELGGGYYVEPTIFEGNNKMRIFQEEIFGPVLAVTTFKDKEEAMAIANDTLYGLGAGVWTRDINTAYRFGRGIQAGRVWTNCYHQYPAHAAFGGYKKSGIGRENHLMMLGHYQQTKNLLISYSEDTAGLF; this is translated from the coding sequence ATGAGGTATAAAAATCCAAATACAGAAGGTTCACTCGTCAGTTTTAAAGCAAAGTACGATAATTTTATGGGTGGAGAATACCGGCCACCAACAAACGGAAAATATTTTAATAATGTAAGTCCGGTAACTGGCGAGGTATTTTGCGAAATGGCACGATCGACGAAGGAAGATGTGGAAGCTGCCATTGATGCCGCAGATGCCGTTAAGGAATCCTGGGGAAAGACAGCCGCCAGCGAACGAGCAAACATACTTAATAAAATAGCTGATCGCATAGAAGAAAATGTGGAAATGCTAGCTGTTGCGGAAACATGGGATAACGGGAAAGCGGTACGTGAAGGATTGGCTGCAGATATTCCTCTCGCGGCAGATCATTACCGCTATTTTGCAGGGGCGATTCGTGCACAGGAGGGTGGACTAAGTCAGATTGATGATGATACAGTCGCCTATCATTTTCATGAACCGCTTGGTGTTGTAGGACAAATTATCCCCTGGAACTTCCCCATTTTAATGGCAACATGGAAATTGGCGCCTGCTTTAGCTGCCGGAAACTGTGTAGTATTAAAACCAGCGGAACAAACACCTGCATCGATTCATGTGCTGATGGATCTTATTCAGGATCTTCTTCCGCCTGGTGTCGTTAATATTGTGAACGGATTTGGAGTAGAGGCGGGAAAACCACTGGCTTCCAACAGTCGAATTTCGAAGGTAGCGTTTACGGGGGAGACAACGACGGGACGCCTGATTATGCAGTATGCTTCGGAAAATATTATCCCAGTAACACTAGAACTTGGTGGAAAATCTCCAAATATTTTCTTTGAGGATGTGATGGATGCGGATGATGGGTTTTTGGATAAAGCGGTTGAAGGTTTTGTTATGTTTGCCCTAAACCAAGGGGAGGTTTGTACATGTCCATCCCGAGCACTTGTGCAAGCATCCATTTATGATATATTTATGGAGCGCGTCATGGAGCGGGTCAAACAAATTAAAATAGGTCATCCACTTGATTCAGAAACCATGATGGGAGCTCAGGCTTCTCAGGAACAAATGGAAAAAATAATCTCTTATCTTGATATAGGAAAACAAGAAGGCGCTAATGTGCTTGTTGGAGGAAATGTGAATAAACTGGATGGAGAACTCGGCGGCGGGTATTACGTAGAGCCCACTATTTTTGAAGGTAATAATAAAATGCGTATTTTCCAAGAGGAAATATTTGGTCCTGTGCTTGCTGTAACGACATTTAAAGATAAAGAAGAAGCGATGGCAATCGCAAATGACACCCTTTACGGGTTAGGTGCGGGTGTATGGACACGGGATATTAATACAGCCTATCGTTTTGGACGTGGCATTCAGGCTGGTCGTGTGTGGACAAATTGTTATCACCAGTATCCTGCCCATGCGGCATTTGGAGGCTATAAGAAATCAGGTATTGGGCGCGAAAACCATCTCATGATGCTTGGTCATTACCAGCAAACGAAAAATTTACTGATCAGCTATAGTGAAGACACAGCAGGCTTATTTTAA
- a CDS encoding IDEAL domain-containing protein: MVTVNMLKPYYIKAEDNYLRIILAYQYFSVLINQKIYQFIPVEAKEIRIHRRTGKVENVEAKFAFQKGKEVIYMTVSELMLLPDFVDQLHSIAEPYYINETAIDQKNESAIIVRELEHENVKRLIDKALDEQDKEAFHTLVKYL; encoded by the coding sequence GTGGTAACCGTTAATATGCTCAAGCCATACTACATTAAAGCTGAAGATAATTATTTACGTATTATTCTAGCATACCAATATTTTTCCGTATTAATTAATCAAAAAATATACCAATTTATTCCAGTTGAAGCGAAAGAAATACGCATCCATCGTCGGACAGGAAAAGTTGAAAACGTCGAAGCAAAATTTGCTTTTCAAAAAGGAAAAGAAGTCATATATATGACAGTCTCGGAATTAATGTTACTTCCGGATTTCGTTGATCAACTGCATTCCATCGCCGAACCTTATTATATAAATGAAACTGCTATTGATCAAAAAAATGAAAGCGCCATCATTGTTCGCGAATTAGAACATGAAAATGTGAAACGATTGATCGATAAAGCGCTGGATGAACAAGACAAAGAAGCATTCCATACACTCGTAAAATATTTATAA